Within Synechococcus sp. NB0720_010, the genomic segment TCGATCAGGGTGTGGGAGTAGCGGGCATCGATGCCCTTGCGGGCCACCACCTCCCGCAGGGGCGCGGCATAGGTGGGGACGCCAAAGATTCCAGGGGTGGCCGTGGCGTAGATGACCTTGCTCTTGGCCGCTATCGCGGGATCGCGCTTGATCGCGTCATCGGCCAGGTAGGCGATCTTTTGCGGCGCACCGGGGCACTTGATCGGCATGGGCGCGCAGGTGAAGACCGCGTTGCCGCCCTTGAAGTTCTGGATGCATTCCCAGGTGTAAGCAGCAAAATCCTTGGAGTAGTTGCTGCAGACCCCGCCTTTGCCCAGGGCCTCGGGCAGGCCCTTGATGGCCTCCCAGTTGAGCTTCATCCCGGTGGCCACCACCAGGGCGTCGTAGGTCAGGGTTTGACCAGCGCTGGTGCTGACGCTGTTGCTCTCGGGGGTGAAGCCCGCAGCGGACTCACGGATCCAGGTGACACCCGCGGGAATCAGGCTGGCCTCGTTGCGGCGGGTCTGCTCCAGGCTGAAGACCCCGCCACCGACCAGCGTCCAACCCGGTTGGTAGTAGTGGTCGCTCGAGGGCTCAAGGATCGCGATGTCCAAGGCCGGACGGGCCTTCTTCAGGCGAGCCGCCACCGTGATTCCAGCGGCGCCGCCGCCCACGATCAATACCTGGTGATGGCCCATGGCCGCTGAATCAAGACGCGCTTACCCCAGATCTAACCAGAAGGGGACCAACCCGGCAGCCCCGCCGCAGGATTCCAGACGGCAATGGACAAATAAAGAAGGACTCGGCCGCAATGAGGCCTAAGCAGAAATACTCAAAACCTATCCCGTACTCATAACGACTACGACTTAGCCCTTATGCTGGCCGCAGTTGATGCGAGTCGATGAACACCAGCAATCCCGGCACCCTCCAGAACCTCGAGGCGGCTTTTGGCGGCGAGAGCATGGCCAACCGCAAGTACTTGTTTTTCGCCGATCTGGCCAAGCAACTCGGCCATGGCGAACTGGCGCGGCTGTTCCGGGAGACCGCCCAGCAGGAAACCGAGCACGCCTTTGCCCACTTCCGCCTGCTGCACCCCGAATTAGTAGTGGAGAACCCTGAGGCCCTGAGCCAGGACGCCAAGGACGCACTACTGGCGCGCTGCCTCGAGCTGGCCATCGAAGGGGAGACCTACGAGTTCGAGGTGATGTACCCCGAGTTCGCCGCCCAGGCGCAGCGAGACCGCGACCAGGGAGCCGTGGCGGAATTCAACGAGCAGATCGATGAATCCAAGGAGCACGCCGGCGTCTTCAGAACCGCCGCCCGCAACTTCGGACTGCTGGCCCCCGTGGAGCAGCACCACGCCGGCCGCTACAGCCAGGCCCTGCAGTCCCTCACCGGCGCCGGCAGTGGAGGCAACAGGGCAACGCCCACCGCAGGGCGCTGGATCTGCAAGGTCTGCGGTGTGATCTACGACCCCGCCCAAGGGGACCCCGATTCAGGCATCGCCGCCGGCACACCCTTTGAGGCGATTCCCGAGGACTGGAGCTGCCCCATCTGCGGGACCCGCAAGGGGAACTTTGTGCCTTACCAGGGCTAGGGCTAGTCGTTCGGAGAAATCTCGATCACCCAGCTTCCGAGATAACCGGACACAGGACTATCTCCAGGGGCCTGACCGAGGGCATTGAACTGGTACATCCCCGCATCGGGGTTGAAGATCTGCAGGTGCAGACCAATGGTGCCGCCCACCGGAACGGGCCTTTGGGGGAACACCTCAATCGCAGAGCCATAGCCGGTCACCTCCACCGCAGCAGGAATCACCTCAAGGCAACGGGTCTTTCTGAGGGAGCCACCACGCTCCATCACGCAGAGCTCCACGTTTTCTGGCTTGATTTCAGCGTTGAAATAGTCAGGCACGGAGACCGCCAACTTGATCAAAGCGGTCTTGCGGTCTTTGGGGCCCAGAACCAGGTAGTAATCGGCACGGCCCGAAGCGCGGCCTGAAGAGGCGTAGTAATAGAGCTTGCGAAAATCGCTGTTGTTGTCCCAGCGAAACTCAAAGCCGGAGCTGCTCGAACCCTGAGCCAGCGCTGGACGCAGACCCATCGGAGAACTGAAGACGCCCAGAGCCGATGCCAGCCCGACGGCACTCCACTTCAGTGCAGACTTCATCCAAGCGAATTTTTTCATCACTAGATTTTAGTAGGCAAGATCATCAACGCCTGCCAGCACTGCTTTTCAGGAGCCTGAGCGAGATAACAGCACCCAATCTCCAAGCGCAATTAAGAACAGGTTAAGAGCACCTAAAGAATGAGTTATGCCCTATATATCCTCATTCAGCTACATAGTGCTGCAGCACACATA encodes:
- a CDS encoding FAD/NAD(P)-binding oxidoreductase, whose translation is MGHHQVLIVGGGAAGITVAARLKKARPALDIAILEPSSDHYYQPGWTLVGGGVFSLEQTRRNEASLIPAGVTWIRESAAGFTPESNSVSTSAGQTLTYDALVVATGMKLNWEAIKGLPEALGKGGVCSNYSKDFAAYTWECIQNFKGGNAVFTCAPMPIKCPGAPQKIAYLADDAIKRDPAIAAKSKVIYATATPGIFGVPTYAAPLREVVARKGIDARYSHTLIEVRPASKEAVFKVSKEGEEPREEVINYELLHVTPPMAAPDVVAQSPLAAASGFVEVGMHNLQHVRFPNVFAIGDVGGMPNSKTAAAVRGQAPVLVTNLLAQLEGGQGQGSYDGYSCCPLITGYGKTIMAEFNYEQQPTPSFPLDPTKERWSMWIMKSVVLPWVYWNRMLKGGDHERRFIPGVK
- a CDS encoding rubrerythrin family protein, encoding MNTSNPGTLQNLEAAFGGESMANRKYLFFADLAKQLGHGELARLFRETAQQETEHAFAHFRLLHPELVVENPEALSQDAKDALLARCLELAIEGETYEFEVMYPEFAAQAQRDRDQGAVAEFNEQIDESKEHAGVFRTAARNFGLLAPVEQHHAGRYSQALQSLTGAGSGGNRATPTAGRWICKVCGVIYDPAQGDPDSGIAAGTPFEAIPEDWSCPICGTRKGNFVPYQG
- a CDS encoding DUF2808 domain-containing protein; amino-acid sequence: MKSALKWSAVGLASALGVFSSPMGLRPALAQGSSSSGFEFRWDNNSDFRKLYYYASSGRASGRADYYLVLGPKDRKTALIKLAVSVPDYFNAEIKPENVELCVMERGGSLRKTRCLEVIPAAVEVTGYGSAIEVFPQRPVPVGGTIGLHLQIFNPDAGMYQFNALGQAPGDSPVSGYLGSWVIEISPND